A genome region from Brassica oleracea var. oleracea cultivar TO1000 chromosome C2, BOL, whole genome shotgun sequence includes the following:
- the LOC106323782 gene encoding glutathione S-transferase T3-like has translation MDMQKGTPILSRILSRHPFRNEQKAGSFWKRVGAYFNASPQLVGMQDREVGNCKQRWSKISDQVSKFVGSLHAATSQQSSGQNDNDVMKLANEIYPHDYGAKFTLEHCWRELKYKQKWLATFGIDNSKSKRRKVEDGSQASVQSSSHGDQKEARPEGVKKAKSRLKAQLSAKEMEATSSKPVEKLQEMFEIRKQDHELKKQDFEMKEKLNKQHMLETLLAKKEPLSETELALKNKLISDMLS, from the exons ATGGACATGCAGAAGGGAACCCCTATATTGTCCAGGAT ATTGAGCCGACATCCGTTCAGGAATGAGCAAAAGGCTGGCTCCTTTTGGAAAAGAGTTGGAGCTTACTTCAATGCAAGTCCTCAGCTTGTTGGTATGCAAGATAGAGAGGTTGGCAACTGTAAGCAAAGGTGGTCCAAGATCAGTGACCAAGTCTCCAAGTTTGTTGGCTCGTTACATGCTGCAACAAGTCAGCAATCAAGTGGTCAGAATGACAATGATGTAATGAAGCTTGCTAATGAAATCTATCCCCATGATTACGGTGCCAAGTTCACACTTGAGCATTGTTGGAGGGAGCTCAAATATAAACAGAAATGGCTGGCAACTTTCGGGATAGATAACAGCAAGTCAAAAAGAAGGAAGGTTGAAGATGGTTCTCAAGCTTCTGTCCAGTCATCGAGCCATGGAGATCAAAAAGAGGCTCGTCCTGAAGGTGTGAAGAAGGCAAAGTCAAGGTTGAAGGCTCAACTGAGTGCCAAAGAGATGGAAGCAACCAGCAGCAAGCCTGTGGAGAAGTTGCAAGAGATGTTTGAGATAAGGAAGCAGGATCATGAATTGAAGAAGCAAGACTTTGAAATGAAGGAGAAGCTTAATAAGCAACATATGTTGGAGACTCTCCTTGCAAAAAAAGAGCCTCTTAGTGAGACTGAACTGGCTTTGAAGAACAAACTAATAAGTGATATGTTGTCATAA